The Parafrankia discariae genomic sequence GCCGCCCAGAGCACGACGAGCGCCTGGGCGAACCGACCGAGGACGTACCGAGTCATCAGAGTTCTCCTACTGCTGCTTCCAGACGTCGTTGAGCTTCAAGAAGCTCTCCGACGTGAAGGCGAAGCCGTGGACCTGGCCGCTGACCCCGGCGAACTGCACCCGCTCGAACTGCGGGAACGACACGCCCTGGTCGATGAGCAGGTTCTGCAGGTCGGCGTAGCCCTGCTTAATCGTCTCCGGGTCGGTGGTCTGCGCCGCCTTGGCGAACAGCCCGGTGAGCTCCGTCAGGGTCTCCGGGGTCGTCGCGTTCGTCGCGAGTGCCTTGGAGTTGGCGTGGGCCGGGTCGAGGATGAACTGCAGCGCGCCCGGGTCGGCCCGGGTGAAGTAGCTGCTGGCGAGGTCGTAGTCGCCGTTCTTGTACTTCGCGGGAAGCTCGGCCGTCGTCGTGGTGTCGAGCACGAGGTCGATGCCGACCTGCTTGAGCTGGTCCTGGATGAGCTCGGCGCCGACGTTGAACGTGGTGGTCGGCGTCTTCAGCGTGAGCTTCTGGCTGTCCTTGTAGCGGTAGCCGTCGGGGCCGAGCTTCCAGCCGGCCTCGTCGAGGAGCTTGCCCGCGCCCGCGGGGTCGTGGCGGAGCTTGTCGGCCTGCGACACGAAGTACGGCGTCGTCGAGTCGAAGGCGCCGGAGACGACCGGGTAGTCGGCGCCGAACACCGTCTTGGCGTAGCTCTCGAGGTCGAACGCCTTGTACAGCGCCTTGCGGACGTTGAGGTCGGCCAGCGGGCGCCCCGCGGTCACGTTGGGGAAGAACACCGACGCCGGGCCCGGCAGCGGCCGGGACTCCACGGTGTCACCCGACTTCGTGATCAGCTCGCGGTCCTCGACCGTGAACGGGTTACGCGGCCAGGCGATGTCGACGGCGCCGCTGAGCAGGTTGCCGGTGCGCACGCTGTCCTCGGCGACATAGCTGAACTCGACGGTGTCGAGGTGGGCCTCGCCGGTGTTCTCCGACAGCGCCGAGCCCCAGGCGTAGCCCGGCCGCCGCTTCAGGACGGTGAGCTCGTTGGGCTTGTAGCTGGCGAGGGTGAAGGCGCCGGAGCCGATGTAGCCGCCGAGGCAGCGCTCCTTGCTCGTCTTCTGGTACGAGGCCGGTGAGATGATCGCCAGGTTGGTCGTCGAGGTGGCCTGAAGGAACGAGGCGTTCGGCGTCGAGAAGACGATCTTGACGGTGCTCGGGTCGACGACCTCGCTGTGGTCGTAGCCGAGGATGTAGCTGGCGCCGTAGGCCGTGCCCCCGGTCTCCGCCACGACGGCCTTGTCGCCGTCGAAGTTGGCCTTGACCGCCGCGGCGTCGAGCGGGGTGCCGTCGCTGAACGTGACCCCGTCACGCAGGTGGAAGGTGTACTCCCTGCCGTCCGCGCTGATCTCCCACTTCTCGGCGAGCCAGGGCTTGATCTCGCCGGTCTTGGGGTCCTGGTCGGTCAGCGAGTCGGCGACGTTGCGGATGACGGTGCGGTGCTCGATCCAGTAGGTCTGGAACGGGTCGAGGCAGGTGAACGTCGGGTTGTCCGGGAAGAACGCGACTTTCAGGGTGCCGCCGGCGACCGGCGCTCCGGCGATGTCGTTGGCGGCGCCGTCGTCACCGGAGGAGCCGCACGCGCTCAGGCCCAGTGCGGCCGTGACGGCCAGGGCCGTGGCGATGAGGCCGGGCCGGGGCGAGCGAAGGCGTCGTTTCATCGATTCGTTTCTTTTCTTTCTCGAGGGATGGAACGGGATCGGGTTGTCGTCGGGACTACTGGCCGAGCAGCCGGCGGCCGGCGGCGAGCAGGGCGGTGTCCTCCTGCGGCGGGTGGACCCGCACGCACAGGACGTCGCGGAGCAGGCGCTCGAACGGCTGGTGCCGGGTGAGCGCCGGGTTGCCCAGCGCGGCGACCGCGGTGTTGACCGCGGCGATCGCCGAGCGGGCGATCTGGATCTTCAGCAGCGACAGCTGCGGCAGGTGCGTGGTGTCGCCCGCCTCGGCGCGCAGGAGCGCGCCGAACAGAAGGGTCTCGGCCTGGGCGATCTGCGCGTCGATCTCCCCCGCGACGACCTGGATGCGTTCGGTCGTCGCGATCGGGCGGCCGAGGGCGGTGGGCACCCGCTCGCGGGTGAACCGCGTGAAGGCGGTGCGAGCCGCCCGGGCGACGCCGACGTAGAGCGCCGGGTGGCCGAAGCCGCCGATACCCGCCGCCGCGGCCGGGTCCCGGTACACACCGTCGGGACCGCGCGGGATCTCGACGAACGCCTCGACCGGCAGCCGGACGTCCTCGTACCTGACGTCATGGGTGTTGGACGCCCGCAGGCCGAGGTGGTCCCACGTGTCGACCCAGGCGATCCCGGGCAGGTCGCCCGGGACGATCACGTGGCCGACGCGGGGATGCGCCGGGTCGCCGGCGGGCTCGTCGGCGACCGCCCACACGAGGTGGTAGGCGAGCGCGGTGCCGCCGGTCGCGTACGCCTTGTGGCCGTTGAGCACCCAGCCGTCGGCGGTGCGGGTCGCCGTCGTCGTCGGCAGGCCGCCGCGGGCCGGGGCGCCGAGCTCGGGTTCGGCGCGGACGGCGTTGGCGAGCGTCGGCCCCTCCGCGCTGCGGCGCAGGAAGTCGGCGTAGTACGCCTCGGGCCAGTGGCCGGCCGCGGCCTGCGCCTGGTGGGTGCCGAGGTTGTTGGCGGCGAGCAGCGCGACGGACGCGTCGCCCTCGCCGAGGGCGACGAGGATGCGGGCGGTGTCCACGAGCCCGAGGCCGGGCCCGCCGTACCGCGGGCCCACGGTCGCGGTCAGCAGCCCGGCGCGGTGCGCGGCCGCCAGGCCCCGGACCGGGATCTCGCCCGTGCGGTCGTACGCCGGCGCGACCGCGGCGATCTCGTCCGTGACGGCCGCCAGCGCCTCCGGGGACAGGTCGGGGCGGATCAGCTCGGGGGTGCGCACCGCCGTCGTCATCGCGGGCCGGCCAGCGCGGCGGGGTCGAAATTGGGGGCGAGGGCGCCGGGGTGGGCGTCCTGCAGTGTGCCGCGCTGCCCGGTGGCGGCGCGGTGCGCCAGCTCCTGGCGGACGAGGGGCAGGATGTGCCGGCCGTAGTCGACGGCGTCGGCGAGGGTGTCGTAGCCACGGATCGAGACCAGACTGGCACCCTGGTCGACGTAGTCGAGGATGGCGGCGGCGACCGTCTCCGGGCTGCCGACGAGGGCGGTGGAGGCACCGGCCGCGTTGGTCGCGGCCGCGGTGCGGGTCCACAGCGCGCGGTCGTAGACCTCGGCCCGCTGGGCGAACTCCAGCGCGCGCTGCGAGCCGACGTTCTGCGGCGAGCCGGTGAGGAAGCGCGCGGGATGACCGCCCGCGTTGTACGTCTTCTCGATCTTCGCGACGTAGTCGAAGGCCTTGCGCCAGGCGAGGTCGTCCGTCTTGGCGATGATCGGGCGGAAGGTCACCCAGATGCGCGGCCGGTCGGTGCGCCCGGCCGCGGCGGCGATCGCGTTGACCCGGTCGATCTCCGAGCGCAGGTCGGCCAGCGGCTCGCCCCAGAAGCTGAAGATGTCCGCCTTGGCCCCGCCGACCTGGAACGCGGCGTCGGACTGGCCGCCGATCGAGATCGGGATGGTGTCGCCGTACGGCCGGAAGCCCGGACCGAACTCGTCGAACTTGTAGAACTCGCCCTCGTGGCTGAACGGGCTGGTCTCCGACCAGGACCGGCGCAGCAGGTCGATGTACTCCGAGGTGCGCGCGTAGCGGCGGTCCTTCGGCAGGTAGTCGCCGTGCCGCGCCTGCTCGGCGTCGTTGCCGCCGGAGATCAGGTGGACGACGGCGCGGCCCTCGGTGAGCTGGTCGAGGGTGGCCAGCTTCTGCGCCCCCACCTGCGGGATCGTGGTGTTCGGCCGCAGCGCGACGATCGGGCGGAGGTTCTCGGTGAGCTGGCCGACGGCCGCGGCGATGACGAACGAGTCGGCGCTGTTCGAGCCGTAGGGGAGCAGGGTGTAGTTGTAGCCCGCCTCCTCGAGCGAGCGAACGTACCTGCGGAAGTACGGCAGGTCGATGCCCCGGCTCGGCACGGGATTCAGCTCGGTCGACGGGTTGAGATGCGACAGGCTGATGAACTCGACCTGTGAGGACGCGGTCGCGGGGATCTCCGTCGGACTGGTCATGCCAGGGTCCTTTCGATGCAGCTTCACGTGCGCGGGCGGTTCCGGTGCGCGACGGGTCAGGCGCGCGCGGAACGGCTCCGATGCGGTCCTGGACGGGTCCAGGTCGGGCCGGCGGCGGGTGTCAGGGGTGATCGACGGGAACGCGGCCGGCGGCCACGCACGGAGAGACAGGCCTGCCGGCGGCCGGGTGGACGGGGGAACCGGCAGACCGGCTCACGGGTGCGCCGATGCCCGGGACCGGAGAGCGCCATCCGGTGACCGACCGCGGATCGGCGGGATCAGGCCCACGGGCCGGAGCGCGCCGATCCGCGTCACAGCCGCGGCGCGAACACGGTCAGGACAGTCGGGAGCGAGGGGACGGGCAGGCGGTGCCGGTGGCAGATCCGGCCGCTGCGACGCGCCGGACGTCGTGTCGTGGTGTGGCTGGCTGTCGCGGGCCGCTCAGCGGGGGCGACAGCAGGCGGTGGTGAGGAGACCGAAATCGACGAACCGCCGACGGGTCAGCACCGACCGGGCGGTTGGCACGCGCGTCGCGTACCGACGCCGTGTGGCGTCGCGCGCCGTGCACGGACCGTACGCGCCCGTGCCCAGGTTCCCCGACATGTCCATCAGAATGGTGGAGAATATGAATGCTGTCCAGCGTTGAGTTGCGATCGAACCGATCCGGATACGCGATAGATCGTTTATGGTGATGCAGGTGGTGGGGTTGGGAGCCGGTTCGGCCTGGAGCCCGGCCGGGGGTGTTCAGGGGGCAGGGGCGTCCGGGACACTCGCGGTATGGCGACCCGCCACCCCGTGCCGCGGCAACCTTCGGTGACGATCGCCGTCCTCGGCAGCGCGAACATGGACCTGGTGGTCCGCCAGCCGCGGCTGGCCCGCCCCGGCGAGACGCTGTTCGGCTCCTCGTTCACGGCCGTCCCCGGGGGCAAGGGCCTCAACCAGGCGGTCGCGGCGGCCCGCGCGGGCGGCCGGGTCCGGTTCGCGGGAGCCGTCGGCGACGACCAGTTCGGGGCCGCGCTCCGCGCGCGGCTGGCCGCCGACGGGATCGACACCGCGGCGCTGGCGACGGTCGGAGCACCGACGGGAGTCGCGGCGGTCTCCGTCGTCGACGGAGGCGAGAACAGCATCGTCGTCGTCCCCGGAGCGAACCATGCTGTCATGGCCCTGGACGACGCCACCCGCGACCTGATCGCGCGGTCCGGGCTTCTCGTCACGCAGTTCGAGCGGCCGCTGGGCCTGGTCGGGGAGGCCCTGGCAGCCGCCCGTGCCAGCGGTGTCACCACGGTGCTCACCCCGGCGCCCGTCCTGCCCGCCCCCGCGGACCTGCTGGAGCTTGTCGACATCCTCGTCCCCAACGCGACGGAGGCCTGCGAGCTGGCCGGGACCGACGACGAGACGGCTGCCGCCCGCGCGCTGAGCCGGACCGCCGGAACCGTGGTGATGACCCGCGGCCCGCGCGGCGTCCTCGTGGCCCGCGGTGGCGCCGTGCTGGCGGAGGTGCCCGCGCGCCAGGTCGAAGCGGTCGACACCACGGCCGCCGGCGACACCCTCGCCGGGGTCATGGCGTCGGTGCTGGCGGCCGGGCAGGGTCTTGAGCGCGCGGTGCGGGTGGCGGTCACCGCGGCGTCGATCGCGGTGACCCGCCCGGGTGCCTCCGTCTCCATGCCCACCCGGGCTGAGATCGCCGCACTGCTCTGAGACCGGCACGCTCCATCGCCGCGTGTCCCATCACCGTCCGGCCCATCACCGTGTGCGGGTCACCGCCTGCGGGTCACGGCTGCGCCGTCCACTCGGCGCCGCAGGCCGTGCAGGTCTGGACCATGGTGCGGCTGAGCGAGCCGGCCCGGCGGGTGACGAGCGCGTCGGCCGGATGCGGGCACGGCTCGGTGCGGGCGGGGGCCGGGCCCGGGCCGGTGGGGGCCGCGCCCGGTGTCGGGCCCGGCGCCTTCCGAGTCCGCCGCTGCAGGGAGGCCAGGGAGGTGAGGACCTGCCGCCAGGCGGTCACGAGGTGGCCTCGGGCGTGAGTCGCACCAGGGCCGAAGGGCAGTTCGTCACCTCCCCAACGTCCCACATGGGTGAGACCGGGCCGGAACGCAGCGCCGAGGCCATACAGTCGCCTTCCGGTCACCTCGCCGGGCACTGTGCCAGGTCGCGGAGGGTTTATCCCGACTTGCGGTGCGCCGCGAGCGGCGGTCAGCCCTTGGCATCGGACCACCGCCGGACAACCGCGATGTCGACGACGAAACGGACGCCGCTGCCGGCGGCCCAGTATCCGGCGGTGGCGTCCAGCGCCCGGCGGGTCGCCTGCGCGGCCGCCTCCGCCCGCGCGGCCGGCACGTGCAGCAGCAGCTCGTCGTGCAGGCAGAGGACGATCGCGCCGCCGAGCGGGGCGATCGACTGGCGCACCGTCACCGCCCACGCCTTGAACAGCTCGGCGGCCGCGCCCTGCACGACGGCGTTGCGCGCGAACCGGCCCCAGGCCGTGCCCACCCTGTTCTCGTCGGCGGCGTCGCCGACCGCGGCGAACCGCAGCGGGATCCGCCGCCCGCCGAACGTCCGCAGCGGCGCTGGCGCCGCCGGCGACGCCGGTCGAGTCGCGCCCGACGGGTTCGGCGCGGGCCGGCCCAGGGCGGCGGCCCGGCCCGTGGCGTCGGCGGCGTCCAGGTACGCCAGCGCGACCGGGTACGTCTCGCGCATCTGCCGCAGGGCCTGGCCGGCGACGCCGGTCGTCTGCCCGTACATCGCGGCGAGCACCGCGACCTTCGCCGTCGGCCGGTCGACGCCGAGGCTGGCCGCGACCGGGGCGTAGAGATCGTCCTGGTGGGTCGCCCGGGTCAGCTCCGGGTCGCCGGAGACCACGGCCAGCACCCGCGGCTCGATCTGGCCGAGGTCGGCCCGGACGAACCGGTACCCGGGCTCGGCGATCACCACGACCCGCAGGTCGGCCGGCAGGTTGTGCAGGCCGGCGGCCGCGGTCATCCGGCCGGCGGCGCCGTCGCTGCCGTGCCACTCGCCCCGCAGCCGGCCGTCGGCGCCGACATGGGTGTCGAGCCACCGGTAGCCGTAGGTCGTCGCGATCCGCTCGGCCCTGCGCCAGGTGAGCAGCGCCTCGACGACCGGGTGCACGCCGCGCAGCGCGCTCAGCCGGCCCGAGCGGGTGTCCGGCACGTCGATGCCCACCGTGGCGAGCGCGGACCGCACCGCCGCCGGGTTACGCAGGTCGACCGACGTACCGAGATGGCGCAGGACGGGGGCGTCCCGGGCCCGCCGGGCCGCCGTGATCGCGGCGTCGCCGTGCGGCCGGGGCCCGACGGCGGCGGCGATCGTCGCCTCGGCGGTCTGGCGGTCCACCGGCAGGCCGTCCCGTCGCAGCTCGCGGGCGAGGAGCTCGGCGCCGGACTCGGCCCGCGCGGTCAGGACGGCCAGCGGGAGCCCGGCCGGCCGGGCCCGCGGGTCGGGCAGCGCGCGCAGTGCCTCCTCCTGGGTGGCCGTGACGGTGAGGGCCAGCTGGGCGAGCCGGCCCGCCCGGGCCAGCCGGGCACCGGTGCCACCCGGGCCGGCACCGCGCAGCGTCTCCTCGGCCCAGCCGGCCCGGAGCTGGCCGTCCGGGCCGATCGGGTCGTCGGCCGCGCCGGCGTCCGGGCCGCCCGGATGATCGACCAGCGCGAGCAGGTCGAGCTGGCCGTCGGCGCGGGGCCGGGGCGGCGCGGGCGGGAGCGGCAGGCCGCGCGCGCCGGCCCAGACCGCCGCCGGATCATCCCGGTGCCCCCCGTGCAGGACGCGGTGCGCCGCGGCGAGATCCCAGCACACGGCG encodes the following:
- a CDS encoding ribokinase, whose translation is MATRHPVPRQPSVTIAVLGSANMDLVVRQPRLARPGETLFGSSFTAVPGGKGLNQAVAAARAGGRVRFAGAVGDDQFGAALRARLAADGIDTAALATVGAPTGVAAVSVVDGGENSIVVVPGANHAVMALDDATRDLIARSGLLVTQFERPLGLVGEALAAARASGVTTVLTPAPVLPAPADLLELVDILVPNATEACELAGTDDETAAARALSRTAGTVVMTRGPRGVLVARGGAVLAEVPARQVEAVDTTAAGDTLAGVMASVLAAGQGLERAVRVAVTAASIAVTRPGASVSMPTRAEIAALL
- a CDS encoding DNA polymerase, translating into MVPVSPPAGTPAGAVAALRAAGVGRGALVAVVPVSGVGVALACAGAVWARPADPAAVLAEVEHALRPRWVWWSAHGTGALLATPGAGGDAATGAGGGRAPLPAVCWDLAAAHRVLHGGHRDDPAAVWAGARGLPLPPAPPRPRADGQLDLLALVDHPGGPDAGAADDPIGPDGQLRAGWAEETLRGAGPGGTGARLARAGRLAQLALTVTATQEEALRALPDPRARPAGLPLAVLTARAESGAELLARELRRDGLPVDRQTAEATIAAAVGPRPHGDAAITAARRARDAPVLRHLGTSVDLRNPAAVRSALATVGIDVPDTRSGRLSALRGVHPVVEALLTWRRAERIATTYGYRWLDTHVGADGRLRGEWHGSDGAAGRMTAAAGLHNLPADLRVVVIAEPGYRFVRADLGQIEPRVLAVVSGDPELTRATHQDDLYAPVAASLGVDRPTAKVAVLAAMYGQTTGVAGQALRQMRETYPVALAYLDAADATGRAAALGRPAPNPSGATRPASPAAPAPLRTFGGRRIPLRFAAVGDAADENRVGTAWGRFARNAVVQGAAAELFKAWAVTVRQSIAPLGGAIVLCLHDELLLHVPAARAEAAAQATRRALDATAGYWAAGSGVRFVVDIAVVRRWSDAKG
- a CDS encoding ABC transporter substrate-binding protein, giving the protein MKRRLRSPRPGLIATALAVTAALGLSACGSSGDDGAANDIAGAPVAGGTLKVAFFPDNPTFTCLDPFQTYWIEHRTVIRNVADSLTDQDPKTGEIKPWLAEKWEISADGREYTFHLRDGVTFSDGTPLDAAAVKANFDGDKAVVAETGGTAYGASYILGYDHSEVVDPSTVKIVFSTPNASFLQATSTTNLAIISPASYQKTSKERCLGGYIGSGAFTLASYKPNELTVLKRRPGYAWGSALSENTGEAHLDTVEFSYVAEDSVRTGNLLSGAVDIAWPRNPFTVEDRELITKSGDTVESRPLPGPASVFFPNVTAGRPLADLNVRKALYKAFDLESYAKTVFGADYPVVSGAFDSTTPYFVSQADKLRHDPAGAGKLLDEAGWKLGPDGYRYKDSQKLTLKTPTTTFNVGAELIQDQLKQVGIDLVLDTTTTAELPAKYKNGDYDLASSYFTRADPGALQFILDPAHANSKALATNATTPETLTELTGLFAKAAQTTDPETIKQGYADLQNLLIDQGVSFPQFERVQFAGVSGQVHGFAFTSESFLKLNDVWKQQ
- a CDS encoding LLM class flavin-dependent oxidoreductase, with amino-acid sequence MTSPTEIPATASSQVEFISLSHLNPSTELNPVPSRGIDLPYFRRYVRSLEEAGYNYTLLPYGSNSADSFVIAAAVGQLTENLRPIVALRPNTTIPQVGAQKLATLDQLTEGRAVVHLISGGNDAEQARHGDYLPKDRRYARTSEYIDLLRRSWSETSPFSHEGEFYKFDEFGPGFRPYGDTIPISIGGQSDAAFQVGGAKADIFSFWGEPLADLRSEIDRVNAIAAAAGRTDRPRIWVTFRPIIAKTDDLAWRKAFDYVAKIEKTYNAGGHPARFLTGSPQNVGSQRALEFAQRAEVYDRALWTRTAAATNAAGASTALVGSPETVAAAILDYVDQGASLVSIRGYDTLADAVDYGRHILPLVRQELAHRAATGQRGTLQDAHPGALAPNFDPAALAGPR
- a CDS encoding acyl-CoA dehydrogenase family protein, yielding MTTAVRTPELIRPDLSPEALAAVTDEIAAVAPAYDRTGEIPVRGLAAAHRAGLLTATVGPRYGGPGLGLVDTARILVALGEGDASVALLAANNLGTHQAQAAAGHWPEAYYADFLRRSAEGPTLANAVRAEPELGAPARGGLPTTTATRTADGWVLNGHKAYATGGTALAYHLVWAVADEPAGDPAHPRVGHVIVPGDLPGIAWVDTWDHLGLRASNTHDVRYEDVRLPVEAFVEIPRGPDGVYRDPAAAAGIGGFGHPALYVGVARAARTAFTRFTRERVPTALGRPIATTERIQVVAGEIDAQIAQAETLLFGALLRAEAGDTTHLPQLSLLKIQIARSAIAAVNTAVAALGNPALTRHQPFERLLRDVLCVRVHPPQEDTALLAAGRRLLGQ